A part of Pseudoalteromonas arctica A 37-1-2 genomic DNA contains:
- a CDS encoding methyltransferase family protein — MLNNKIPPVIVVLFFAGIMALIAHYSVIDFTAFITYLAASLVIIGCVFCIAGVVSFKIANTTVNPNKPEQASKLITSGIYRISRNPMYVGFAFILAGWGIWLSSLWALLCIIGFIAYLTFFQIIPEERALTKLFGEEFTAYKARVKRWL, encoded by the coding sequence ATGTTAAATAATAAAATACCTCCCGTTATTGTTGTGCTGTTTTTTGCAGGCATAATGGCGCTTATTGCGCATTACAGTGTTATTGATTTCACCGCATTTATTACCTACTTAGCAGCAAGTTTGGTCATTATAGGGTGTGTTTTTTGTATTGCAGGGGTGGTGAGTTTTAAAATAGCAAACACCACTGTAAACCCTAATAAACCTGAGCAAGCGTCAAAACTTATTACTAGCGGTATTTATCGGATTTCGCGTAACCCAATGTACGTAGGTTTTGCATTTATTTTAGCAGGGTGGGGTATTTGGTTAAGTTCCTTGTGGGCACTTTTATGTATTATAGGGTTTATTGCGTATTTAACGTTTTTTCAAATAATACCCGAGGAGCGTGCGCTCACTAAATTATTTGGCGAAGAGTTTACCGCCTATAAAGCGCGCGTAAAACGTTGGTTGTAA
- a CDS encoding tRNA (adenine(22)-N(1))-methyltransferase produces MKLSKRLTAIDTLISQHHDIIWDCCCDHGYLGMALLKRAAANQVIFVDIVATLMNDLEAQLSSINKLQKTCNKNPQWQVLCQDVGKIEIAQSKSQVVVIAGVGGELLLSLIQQIIANNAVEHLNNVRFILCPVHHTYKLRVGLKQLGLGLVSEQIVYDNKRFYEVIEVSFSSNNEISHTGNKMWDFSSAEHAMYQRQLINHYNKMLNKDKPYYQKVITDYQELTDS; encoded by the coding sequence ATGAAGCTCAGCAAACGCCTAACTGCCATTGATACATTAATTTCGCAGCATCACGATATTATTTGGGATTGCTGCTGCGACCATGGTTATTTAGGCATGGCGCTATTAAAACGCGCAGCTGCAAACCAGGTTATTTTTGTAGATATAGTCGCCACTTTAATGAACGACCTAGAAGCGCAATTATCATCTATTAATAAATTACAAAAAACCTGTAATAAAAATCCGCAGTGGCAGGTCTTATGTCAGGATGTAGGCAAAATTGAAATTGCTCAAAGTAAAAGCCAAGTAGTTGTAATAGCAGGTGTTGGCGGTGAGCTGTTGTTAAGTTTAATACAACAAATTATTGCTAATAATGCAGTGGAGCATTTAAATAATGTTCGGTTTATTTTATGCCCAGTGCATCACACTTATAAGTTGCGAGTGGGTTTAAAGCAATTAGGTTTAGGGCTTGTAAGTGAGCAAATAGTTTACGACAACAAACGTTTTTATGAAGTGATTGAAGTGAGCTTTAGTAGCAATAATGAGATTAGTCACACCGGTAATAAAATGTGGGATTTTAGTAGTGCAGAGCACGCTATGTACCAGCGGCAACTCATAAATCATTATAATAAAATGCTCAATAAAGATAAGCCATACTATCAAAAAGTTATAACAGACTATCAAGAACTCACCGATAGTTAA
- a CDS encoding class I SAM-dependent methyltransferase, protein MTANFTPLITALEDAPILKNELCRVFHGRGHSVEALSHINLDFYPPSLFLVSYDEIDEQTLTELTDVVWQWVQKNQPELISSLVYQQRAGVQSQNTVVYGQLPNPHVVTENGIRFLVDLQSRQNTGIFPDMRSGREFVMANSKHGKVLNLFSYTCGFSLAAMQGGADHVMNMDMSKGVLKVGKQNHQLNGFERGVSFLPHDILKSFGKLKKAAPFDLIIVDPPSFQKGSFILTKDYQKVLRRLPELLCDTTQLLLCANSPELSEEAFKALINEHTQGAIEFVERLAPTERFIEVDSDRSLKALIYKTSQSAD, encoded by the coding sequence ATGACAGCAAACTTTACTCCTCTTATTACTGCGCTTGAAGATGCGCCAATTTTAAAAAATGAACTGTGCCGTGTTTTTCATGGCCGTGGCCATAGTGTTGAGGCGTTAAGTCATATTAATTTAGACTTTTATCCGCCAAGTTTGTTTTTGGTTTCGTACGACGAAATTGACGAGCAAACACTAACCGAGCTTACCGACGTTGTGTGGCAGTGGGTGCAAAAAAACCAGCCAGAGCTTATTAGCTCACTTGTGTATCAGCAACGCGCTGGCGTGCAAAGCCAAAACACCGTGGTTTATGGGCAATTACCTAACCCGCATGTTGTAACCGAAAACGGCATTCGTTTTTTGGTTGATTTACAGAGCCGTCAAAATACCGGAATATTTCCCGATATGCGCAGCGGCCGTGAGTTTGTAATGGCTAATAGTAAGCATGGCAAAGTGCTTAATTTATTTTCGTACACGTGTGGGTTTTCGCTTGCAGCAATGCAAGGCGGAGCAGATCATGTAATGAATATGGATATGAGCAAAGGTGTACTTAAAGTCGGCAAGCAAAACCATCAATTAAATGGTTTTGAGCGTGGCGTAAGTTTTTTACCTCACGATATTTTAAAGTCGTTTGGAAAACTAAAAAAAGCAGCCCCGTTTGACTTAATAATAGTTGATCCGCCAAGCTTTCAAAAAGGCAGCTTTATATTAACTAAAGACTATCAAAAAGTGCTGCGCAGGTTGCCAGAGCTACTTTGTGATACCACACAATTGTTATTGTGCGCTAATAGCCCAGAGCTTAGCGAAGAGGCGTTTAAGGCGTTAATAAACGAGCACACCCAAGGCGCAATTGAATTTGTTGAGCGCCTAGCCCCTACCGAGCGTTTTATTGAAGTAGACAGCGACAGAAGCTTAAAAGCACTTATCTACAAAACGTCACAATCTGCTGATTAA
- the uvrB gene encoding excinuclease ABC subunit UvrB — protein MSDHFQLKSHFKPAGDQPTAIKQLCEGLEAGLAHQTLLGATGTGKTFTMANIINDLNRPTIIMAHNKTLAAQLYGEMKEFFPKNAVEYFVSYYDYYQPEAYVVSSDTFIEKDASINEHIEQMRLSATKALLERRDTIIVASVSAIYGLGDPKSYMKMMLLLKVGEKVDQRDMLRRLAEIQYTRNDIDFSRGTYRVRGEVVDIFPAESSTFAIRVEMFDDEIERLSIFDPLTGAVEKHIIRTTIYPKTHYVTPREKILGAIDKIQEELKDRRAQLLSANKLVEEQRVTQRTQYDIEMMRELGYCSGIENYSRYLSGRTPGDPPPTLLDYLPDDALMIIDESHVTVSQIGAMYKGDRSRKENLVEYGFRMPSAMDNRPLRFEEFEAISPQTIYVSATPGDFELDRCVGAIAEQVIRPTGLLDPLIEVRPVGDQVDDLLSEIYKSVEKGERVLVTTLTKRMSEDLTDYLSEHDVKVRYLHSDIDTVERVEIIRDLRAGVFDVLVGINLLREGLDMPEVALVAILDADKEGFLRSARSIIQTIGRAARHLDGRAILYGDKITKSMAKAMDETARRREIQHAYNIEHGIEPHSLAKKILDAMDVGEEAGPKDNLRLVRKDSKKVLSAKEITVQIKQLETKMHAYASDLEFEKAGSVRDEIHELQQQLIN, from the coding sequence TTGAGCGACCATTTTCAGTTAAAATCACATTTTAAACCAGCAGGCGATCAGCCCACAGCGATTAAGCAGCTATGTGAAGGATTAGAAGCAGGCCTTGCACACCAAACTTTATTAGGTGCCACCGGTACAGGTAAAACCTTTACCATGGCTAATATTATTAACGATTTAAACCGTCCAACAATAATAATGGCGCACAATAAAACGCTTGCCGCGCAGCTATACGGGGAAATGAAAGAGTTTTTCCCTAAAAATGCGGTTGAGTATTTTGTATCGTATTACGATTACTACCAGCCAGAAGCCTATGTTGTATCTAGCGACACATTTATTGAAAAAGACGCCTCAATAAACGAGCATATAGAACAAATGCGTTTAAGTGCGACCAAAGCACTGCTTGAGCGTCGCGACACCATTATTGTGGCGTCGGTATCGGCTATTTATGGTTTGGGCGACCCTAAATCATACATGAAAATGATGCTACTTTTAAAAGTGGGCGAAAAAGTAGACCAACGCGACATGCTACGTCGCCTAGCTGAAATACAATACACCCGCAACGATATAGATTTTAGCCGTGGTACATATCGTGTACGTGGTGAAGTGGTTGATATATTTCCTGCAGAATCTAGCACCTTCGCAATTCGCGTAGAAATGTTTGATGACGAAATAGAGCGTTTAAGTATTTTTGACCCGCTTACTGGCGCCGTCGAAAAGCATATAATACGTACCACTATCTATCCAAAAACACACTATGTTACCCCGCGTGAAAAAATACTCGGTGCTATCGATAAAATACAAGAAGAACTAAAAGATCGAAGAGCCCAGTTACTCAGTGCAAATAAATTAGTAGAAGAGCAACGCGTAACACAGCGTACGCAATACGATATAGAAATGATGCGGGAGCTAGGTTATTGCTCTGGTATAGAAAACTACAGCCGCTATTTATCGGGCCGTACGCCGGGCGATCCGCCACCCACATTACTTGATTACCTCCCAGACGACGCATTGATGATTATTGATGAATCGCACGTAACCGTATCGCAAATTGGCGCAATGTATAAAGGCGACAGAAGCCGTAAAGAAAACTTAGTTGAGTATGGCTTCAGAATGCCCTCAGCAATGGATAATAGGCCGCTGCGCTTTGAAGAATTTGAAGCTATTTCACCACAAACAATTTATGTATCGGCAACCCCAGGCGACTTTGAGTTAGACCGTTGTGTGGGCGCAATAGCAGAGCAAGTAATTCGTCCAACTGGGCTGCTTGACCCACTTATTGAAGTGCGCCCGGTGGGCGATCAGGTTGATGACTTACTTTCAGAAATTTATAAAAGTGTAGAGAAGGGCGAACGCGTACTTGTAACCACTTTGACCAAACGTATGTCTGAGGATTTAACCGATTACTTAAGTGAGCACGACGTAAAAGTGCGTTACTTACATTCAGACATAGACACGGTTGAACGGGTTGAAATTATTCGTGATTTACGTGCGGGCGTGTTTGATGTGTTAGTGGGTATTAACTTACTTCGAGAAGGCCTAGATATGCCAGAAGTGGCGCTAGTAGCCATACTTGATGCCGATAAAGAAGGCTTTTTACGCTCAGCGCGTTCAATTATTCAAACCATTGGTCGTGCTGCACGTCACTTAGATGGCCGCGCTATTTTATACGGCGATAAAATTACAAAATCGATGGCTAAGGCCATGGACGAAACAGCGCGCAGACGCGAAATTCAGCATGCTTATAATATTGAACACGGTATTGAACCGCATTCACTAGCCAAAAAGATTCTTGATGCGATGGATGTAGGCGAAGAAGCCGGTCCTAAAGATAACCTTAGACTTGTTCGTAAAGACTCTAAAAAGGTACTTAGTGCGAAAGAAATTACAGTGCAAATTAAGCAGCTTGAAACCAAAATGCATGCATACGCAAGCGATCTAGAATTTGAAAAAGCGGGCTCTGTTCGCGATGAAATACATGAACTACAACAACAGTTGATTAATTAA
- a CDS encoding IS110 family transposase — MKAFIGIDVGKDKLDISWLRDVVKSKKKTKIFKNNPQGYQELVAWLIKNTNLEAQDIVITTEPTGVYSEPLMYFLYEQGFILLHVNPGKAKQYASSLGLVHKTDKSDATMLARYGHDQQHSLLSWQPEPVEARELKVMTRRLEALEQDLRREENRYEAVGFSGASTRVTQSIEDMIAVLKTEIGKLKNDIDEHIDRHPQLKKNRQLLQSIKGVGEVISRMMVSLMACKQFKNAKQLACYLGLIPKLNESGKRAGKTTLSKEGPGYIRAKLYMAAVVAVQHNPDIKAQNKRLVEQGKTKMQAIGAAMRKLTHICFGVVKNQTEYQPQAI; from the coding sequence ATGAAAGCTTTTATTGGCATTGATGTGGGTAAAGACAAGTTAGATATTTCCTGGCTACGCGATGTAGTCAAAAGTAAAAAGAAAACGAAGATTTTTAAAAATAACCCGCAGGGCTATCAAGAGTTAGTTGCCTGGTTGATAAAGAATACAAATTTAGAAGCACAAGATATTGTTATTACAACAGAGCCCACAGGTGTTTATAGCGAGCCGCTGATGTATTTCCTATATGAGCAAGGATTTATTTTATTACATGTAAATCCTGGTAAAGCAAAACAGTACGCAAGTTCATTAGGGCTTGTCCATAAGACAGACAAGTCAGACGCCACAATGCTTGCTCGTTATGGTCATGACCAACAGCACTCACTTTTAAGTTGGCAGCCTGAGCCTGTTGAAGCGAGAGAGTTAAAAGTAATGACGCGTAGACTTGAAGCACTTGAGCAAGACTTACGTCGCGAAGAAAATCGTTATGAAGCTGTTGGTTTCTCAGGTGCATCTACTCGAGTTACTCAGTCAATTGAAGATATGATAGCTGTACTAAAAACTGAGATAGGCAAGCTAAAAAATGACATTGATGAGCATATTGATAGACACCCACAATTAAAAAAGAACCGCCAATTGCTTCAAAGTATCAAAGGTGTTGGAGAGGTAATATCACGTATGATGGTGTCCTTGATGGCATGTAAACAGTTTAAAAATGCCAAGCAATTAGCTTGTTACTTAGGCTTAATACCTAAGCTTAATGAGTCAGGCAAACGGGCTGGAAAAACAACTTTAAGCAAAGAAGGGCCTGGGTATATAAGGGCTAAATTGTATATGGCTGCTGTAGTAGCTGTACAACATAATCCAGATATAAAAGCCCAAAATAAGCGATTAGTGGAGCAAGGTAAAACAAAAATGCAGGCAATTGGTGCTGCAATGAGAAAGCTGACACATATCTGTTTTGGTGTTGTGAAGAATCAAACTGAATATCAGCCCCAAGCTATTTAA
- the queE gene encoding 7-carboxy-7-deazaguanine synthase QueE, which translates to MYKINEVFETIQGEASFTGTPSIFLRLQGCPVGCSWCDTKQTWDVDNVYKVSLDETVEKKADSDHWANASAEQILALFQSRGYTAKHVVITGGEPCMFDLNPVCNLLHEHGFSTQIETSGTFEILAPEQTWVTVSPKINMRGGYEVLTSTMKRANEIKHPVAMQKHVEELEELFAKTGVNPKLVYLQPISQKVSATKLAIDTCIAKNWRLSIQVHKYLGIS; encoded by the coding sequence TTGTACAAAATTAATGAAGTGTTTGAAACCATTCAAGGTGAAGCTAGCTTTACTGGCACACCCTCAATATTTTTACGTCTGCAAGGCTGCCCAGTAGGCTGCTCTTGGTGCGACACTAAGCAAACGTGGGATGTTGATAATGTATATAAAGTATCACTGGACGAAACCGTAGAAAAAAAAGCCGACTCAGATCATTGGGCTAACGCCAGTGCAGAGCAAATTTTAGCGTTGTTTCAATCACGTGGTTATACCGCAAAGCACGTAGTTATTACTGGTGGCGAGCCATGCATGTTTGATTTAAACCCAGTATGTAACTTATTACACGAACACGGCTTTAGTACACAAATAGAAACCAGCGGCACGTTTGAAATACTCGCCCCAGAGCAAACATGGGTAACGGTATCACCAAAAATCAATATGCGCGGCGGTTATGAAGTACTTACCAGCACAATGAAGCGTGCAAACGAAATTAAACACCCCGTTGCTATGCAAAAGCACGTAGAAGAGTTAGAAGAGTTATTTGCTAAAACAGGCGTTAACCCAAAGCTTGTTTATTTACAGCCAATTAGTCAAAAAGTATCAGCAACTAAATTAGCAATCGACACCTGCATTGCCAAAAACTGGCGCCTATCAATACAAGTACATAAGTATTTAGGAATTAGTTAA
- a CDS encoding EAL domain-containing protein has product MAGFKKLIFIQIISWLLCVAAGSYFISISFDTAVSDAQKSAQITVTKYINDLSLDDISAQNLKQSIADGNTFSSFTLRDYQGAEIFSINPPTQLPMFADFVLSNFNSVRPQFAVNDASDIKVEFVLNIEHLASQLQTSLFIVILISAILVIIPIILMQSIFYRLNKNISTTVADIIDIYINQNQVDNDLETALDSTRLKKLGKDLVPSFNRLSHFLKSKSEDIQSAALSIKHEAYKDVITSLGNRNMFVEYYEKNIENTEQSTFGSLAMVRCSELQAINQSRGYQKGDEYVKGVADIIKHISGTYTDSQVFRLNSSDFAVVLPHTPLKEAERFGENLQSRFTQYQQNQELSSVANTGIVGYEKGKPLGELLSVVDNAMSMAQSKQVNAWHVQRETDLVNNVSAGFGNQNWRKVINEVIESKRVHLVMQNIMPLGKSIKAYAEIQVRFKTEDNQVLPTASFLAMAEKLGMAIEIDRLIIDSSLEKVKSRNLSEKFFGLNVTASSAHNDQFVIWLERRLLKDTHIASKLVFEVSEFGLQQNIKASKRFIDMVHRVGARVTVERFGVGLTSFKFFRDLKPDFIKMDASYTRGLEDDKNNQYFMRLMVDLAHRIGVSVFAEGVESQEEKHIIETLCLDGVQGYYIEKPKDI; this is encoded by the coding sequence ATGGCTGGATTTAAAAAACTTATTTTTATACAAATTATCTCTTGGTTATTGTGTGTTGCAGCAGGAAGCTACTTCATATCTATAAGCTTTGATACTGCGGTAAGTGATGCACAAAAAAGTGCGCAAATTACTGTTACTAAGTATATAAATGACCTTTCTTTAGACGATATTTCTGCTCAAAATTTAAAACAATCAATTGCAGATGGTAATACGTTTTCAAGCTTTACTCTAAGAGATTACCAAGGGGCTGAAATATTTAGCATTAACCCCCCTACCCAATTACCAATGTTTGCTGATTTTGTACTCTCTAACTTTAACTCAGTGCGCCCTCAGTTTGCTGTAAATGACGCCTCAGATATAAAAGTTGAATTTGTACTTAACATTGAGCATTTAGCGTCGCAGCTACAAACGTCCCTTTTTATTGTTATTTTGATTTCTGCCATTTTAGTTATTATTCCAATAATTCTAATGCAATCTATTTTTTACCGTTTAAATAAAAACATAAGTACGACGGTAGCTGACATTATCGATATTTATATCAACCAAAACCAAGTTGATAATGATTTAGAAACAGCATTAGATAGCACCCGATTAAAAAAACTAGGTAAAGATTTAGTTCCTAGCTTTAATCGTTTATCTCACTTTTTGAAAAGTAAAAGTGAAGATATACAAAGCGCTGCATTAAGCATTAAACATGAAGCATATAAAGATGTAATAACTTCGCTTGGTAACCGTAATATGTTTGTTGAGTATTACGAAAAAAATATTGAAAACACTGAGCAAAGTACATTTGGTTCTTTAGCTATGGTTCGTTGTAGCGAACTACAAGCTATAAACCAAAGCCGTGGTTATCAAAAAGGTGATGAGTACGTTAAAGGCGTTGCCGATATTATTAAGCATATAAGTGGTACATACACTGATAGTCAGGTATTTAGATTAAATAGCTCTGACTTTGCTGTAGTACTGCCCCACACCCCTTTAAAAGAAGCAGAACGTTTTGGTGAGAATCTACAATCGCGTTTTACTCAGTATCAACAAAACCAAGAGCTAAGCTCTGTTGCTAACACGGGTATTGTAGGTTACGAAAAAGGTAAGCCTTTAGGTGAGCTACTTTCTGTTGTTGATAACGCGATGAGTATGGCTCAATCAAAACAAGTAAACGCATGGCACGTGCAACGCGAGACCGATTTAGTCAATAACGTTAGTGCAGGTTTTGGTAATCAAAACTGGCGTAAAGTTATTAACGAGGTTATTGAATCTAAGCGTGTACATTTAGTAATGCAAAACATTATGCCGCTTGGTAAAAGTATTAAAGCCTATGCTGAAATACAAGTGCGATTTAAAACAGAAGACAATCAAGTATTGCCTACCGCTTCCTTTCTAGCTATGGCCGAAAAGCTTGGTATGGCAATAGAAATTGATCGCCTGATAATTGACTCCTCCCTTGAAAAAGTGAAAAGCCGTAATTTATCTGAAAAGTTTTTTGGGTTAAATGTTACTGCCTCAAGTGCGCACAACGATCAGTTTGTTATTTGGCTAGAACGCCGCTTATTAAAAGACACGCATATTGCATCTAAACTAGTATTTGAAGTAAGCGAATTTGGCTTACAACAAAATATTAAAGCCAGTAAGCGCTTTATTGATATGGTGCACCGCGTAGGTGCCCGCGTAACAGTTGAACGTTTTGGTGTTGGTTTAACCTCATTTAAGTTTTTCCGCGATTTAAAACCTGATTTTATTAAAATGGATGCAAGTTACACTCGCGGCCTAGAAGACGATAAAAACAATCAGTACTTTATGCGCTTAATGGTCGATTTAGCCCACCGTATTGGTGTTAGCGTATTTGCTGAAGGTGTTGAGAGCCAAGAAGAAAAACATATTATAGAAACTTTATGCTTAGATGGCGTTCAAGGTTATTACATAGAAAAACCTAAAGACATTTAA
- the queC gene encoding 7-cyano-7-deazaguanine synthase QueC, with protein sequence MTQKVVVIYSGGMDSFTVLNKALQQGHDVYALSFDYGQRHVKELKVAASVCEKLNVPHKIVDISAINQLIGGSSLTDDIDVPEGHYEEESMKSTIVPNRNMILLSLAVGYAVSLKAGQVYYGAHSGDHAIYPDCRPEFVQKMDDVCRIANYDAVEIFSPYLNNTKIGILTDGIEMGLDYSQTWTCYNGREKACGKCGACQERLEAFALNNITDPLEYE encoded by the coding sequence ATGACGCAAAAAGTAGTTGTTATTTATTCCGGCGGTATGGACTCATTTACCGTATTAAATAAAGCCCTGCAACAAGGCCATGATGTATATGCCCTATCATTTGACTATGGTCAGCGTCATGTAAAAGAGCTTAAAGTGGCGGCAAGTGTGTGTGAAAAATTAAACGTTCCACACAAAATTGTTGATATTTCGGCGATTAACCAACTTATTGGTGGCTCATCACTTACTGATGACATTGATGTGCCTGAAGGCCATTACGAAGAAGAAAGCATGAAAAGTACGATTGTACCTAATCGTAATATGATTTTGCTCTCGCTTGCTGTTGGTTACGCGGTATCACTTAAAGCTGGCCAAGTTTATTACGGCGCTCACTCTGGGGATCATGCTATTTACCCTGACTGCCGTCCTGAATTTGTGCAAAAAATGGATGATGTATGTCGTATTGCAAATTACGACGCTGTAGAAATTTTTAGCCCATACTTAAACAATACTAAAATTGGTATTTTAACCGACGGTATTGAAATGGGTTTAGATTACAGCCAAACGTGGACTTGTTATAACGGCCGTGAAAAGGCCTGTGGTAAATGTGGCGCGTGCCAAGAACGCCTTGAAGCATTTGCACTAAATAACATTACAGACCCGTTAGAATACGAATAA
- a CDS encoding MATE family efflux transporter, producing the protein MRAISKSQTRPDLLNDPILPTLKTMTIPMIFGMITLMMFNIVDTFFISLLGTEPLAAVSFTFPVTFTVISLAIGLGIGTSAVIAKALGSNKIDEARFDASISLMVGVVLVIVLSSVGYLLIDPIFTLLGAGAQVLPLIHEYMNIWFIGSVFLITPMIGNSVLRASGDTKTPSIVMGGAGLINAVLDPILIFGFGPVPALGIQGAAIASVIAWSVAVVIILYILAVKKRLLSLKAGKQTVTGAIRKILKIGLPAAGANMLTPVAMAVMTAMVAHHGPEAVAAFGVGSRIESIASILVLALSMTLPPFVSQNFGAGKLCRVKEAYTGTLKFVMVWQFAIYVLLIAFSGVISQLFGKEQAVIDVIKLFIYTIPLSYGLQGVIILSNSSFNALHKPMYALVLSVIRLFIFYVPFAYVGNEIAGLLGLFIGAALGNLFTAIVAYKWFMKKLEALSGESLQECNN; encoded by the coding sequence ATGCGCGCAATTTCAAAATCCCAGACTCGCCCAGATTTACTAAACGATCCCATTTTGCCCACATTAAAGACGATGACCATCCCGATGATATTCGGCATGATCACGCTAATGATGTTCAATATTGTCGATACATTTTTTATAAGCTTACTAGGCACTGAGCCGCTTGCAGCGGTGAGCTTTACATTTCCGGTTACCTTTACCGTTATTAGCTTAGCAATAGGGTTGGGGATCGGTACATCGGCAGTAATAGCAAAAGCGCTCGGTAGTAATAAAATAGATGAAGCGCGTTTTGACGCCAGTATTTCTTTAATGGTTGGTGTGGTTCTGGTTATTGTGTTGTCATCTGTTGGGTATTTACTGATTGACCCCATATTTACTTTGCTAGGAGCGGGCGCACAAGTATTGCCGTTAATACACGAATACATGAATATATGGTTTATTGGTAGTGTATTTTTAATAACCCCAATGATTGGTAACTCGGTACTGCGCGCCAGTGGCGATACAAAAACGCCAAGTATAGTAATGGGTGGAGCAGGGCTGATAAACGCCGTACTCGACCCTATACTGATATTTGGTTTTGGGCCAGTACCAGCGTTAGGTATTCAAGGCGCGGCCATAGCAAGCGTTATTGCATGGTCTGTTGCTGTGGTTATTATTTTATATATATTAGCGGTTAAAAAACGCTTGTTGAGCCTAAAAGCAGGCAAGCAAACAGTGACGGGCGCTATTCGTAAAATATTAAAAATTGGTTTGCCTGCTGCCGGCGCAAACATGCTTACACCCGTTGCGATGGCCGTAATGACCGCTATGGTTGCGCATCACGGGCCAGAAGCCGTAGCCGCATTTGGGGTAGGAAGTCGAATAGAATCTATTGCAAGTATATTAGTGCTTGCGCTATCGATGACATTACCGCCATTTGTTAGCCAAAACTTTGGCGCTGGCAAATTATGCCGCGTTAAAGAAGCGTATACCGGCACACTAAAATTTGTGATGGTATGGCAATTTGCCATTTACGTATTACTCATTGCATTTTCAGGTGTTATAAGCCAATTATTTGGTAAAGAACAAGCTGTAATAGATGTAATTAAACTCTTTATTTATACCATCCCGCTAAGTTATGGCTTACAAGGGGTGATCATATTATCAAATTCATCGTTTAATGCTTTACACAAACCAATGTACGCATTGGTATTAAGTGTCATTCGGTTATTCATATTTTATGTACCATTTGCTTATGTAGGCAACGAAATAGCCGGATTATTAGGGCTATTTATTGGCGCTGCTTTAGGTAACTTATTTACAGCAATAGTGGCATACAAATGGTTTATGAAAAAACTAGAAGCGCTGAGCGGCGAATCGTTACAGGAGTGCAATAATTGA
- the rsxA gene encoding electron transport complex subunit RsxA codes for MTEYVLLLIGTVLVNNFVLVQFLGLCPFMGVSGKLDTAIGMSLATTFVLTLASVTSYLVNQYILIPLDIAFLRTMSFILVIAVVVQFTEMVVRKTSPTLYRLLGIFLPLITTNCAVLGVALLNIKEDHSFLQSAVYGFGAAVGFSLVLVLFAALRERLAAADVPTPFKGASIAMITAGLMSMAFMGFTGLVKF; via the coding sequence ATGACAGAATATGTCTTGTTATTGATTGGAACCGTTCTGGTTAATAACTTTGTATTAGTACAATTTTTAGGCTTATGTCCGTTTATGGGCGTATCAGGTAAGCTTGATACGGCGATTGGTATGTCTTTGGCAACCACGTTTGTGCTTACCCTTGCCTCTGTAACTAGCTATTTAGTTAATCAATATATTTTAATCCCTCTGGATATCGCCTTTTTACGCACCATGAGCTTTATTTTAGTGATTGCCGTTGTAGTGCAATTTACCGAAATGGTTGTGCGTAAAACAAGCCCTACTCTATATCGTTTATTAGGCATATTTTTACCGCTGATCACCACTAACTGTGCGGTATTAGGTGTGGCTTTATTAAATATCAAAGAAGATCATTCGTTTTTACAATCTGCAGTGTATGGTTTTGGTGCTGCGGTTGGTTTTTCTTTAGTGCTTGTATTGTTTGCAGCACTACGAGAACGTTTAGCAGCTGCTGACGTTCCTACGCCTTTTAAAGGCGCCTCTATTGCAATGATCACTGCAGGCTTAATGTCGATGGCGTTTATGGGTTTTACTGGATTAGTGAAGTTTTAA